A stretch of the Verrucomicrobiota bacterium genome encodes the following:
- the csrA gene encoding carbon storage regulator CsrA: MLILSRKSNESVVIDGRILVKVIRLDGDVVKLGIEAPADVPVHRQEVYDEIQRSNHEALTTGKPIVPRLTRREHRSAPEAALVVPRDQNYTRTVTH; this comes from the coding sequence ATGCTGATTCTATCGCGAAAAAGCAACGAGAGTGTGGTGATCGACGGGAGAATCCTCGTCAAGGTGATCCGGCTTGACGGAGACGTCGTCAAACTCGGGATTGAAGCGCCGGCCGATGTGCCCGTGCATCGCCAGGAGGTTTACGACGAAATCCAGCGGAGCAATCACGAGGCCTTGACCACCGGCAAACCCATTGTGCCCCGGTTGACGAGGCGGGAACATCGGTCCGCCCCTGAGGCGGCCCTCGTTGTTCCCAGAGATCAGAACTACACAAGGACAGTGACACACTAA
- a CDS encoding flagellar assembly protein FliW, with the protein MMPVMKTEAEPTSVSESSGERPSVVVQLPLGLIGFESIKRYQLSSQPDEAPFAWLHVEGESDLAFIVVSPFEVTSEYEPQIGEEDLRFLGLPSVDDAVIYNIVTLDRKGGGTINLKGPIVLNPRTLVGKQCIPLNVSQLSVKHPIPAV; encoded by the coding sequence TTGATGCCTGTAATGAAAACCGAAGCTGAACCTACGTCTGTTTCCGAATCATCCGGCGAGCGACCCAGCGTGGTTGTTCAATTGCCCTTAGGGTTGATCGGTTTCGAATCGATCAAGCGTTACCAGCTTTCGAGCCAACCTGATGAGGCTCCGTTTGCCTGGCTCCATGTGGAAGGGGAGTCTGACCTGGCGTTTATTGTCGTTTCTCCGTTTGAAGTGACTTCCGAATACGAGCCGCAGATTGGGGAAGAAGATTTGAGGTTTCTCGGTTTGCCAAGCGTCGATGACGCGGTGATTTACAATATTGTCACCCTCGACCGGAAGGGGGGCGGCACGATCAATTTAAAGGGACCCATCGTCCTTAATCCGCGCACGTTGGTGGGCAAGCAGTGCATCCCACTGAACGTGTCCCAGCTTTCCGTGAAGCATCCGATTCCCGCGGTTTAG
- a CDS encoding DUF1501 domain-containing protein yields the protein MPPSWQHPTRVSRRTAIQAGTISLLGLGMETLPALTSLAGTVPLPAKPRAKSVIYIFLSGGLAQHESFDPKPDAPLEIRGEFKTLRTRTPGLHICEHLPMLAQRSERWAVCRSLTHGSNDHSAGHHIMLTGRSDLPTGFDPSKPKDSDWPSIASLANHLLPPGHNLPPAIVLPEKLVHMTGRVIPGQFGGILGKRRDPWFIEASRFHPASYGAYPEFLFHHREGERSDPALAYASPNLSVPQWLAQGRLEDRVQLSRVLDRQRGLIEHAAEVQSFDRYWEMATALLLDGKVASALDVTRADPKIQERYGRNSFGWSLLLASRLVQQGVRLVQVNLGNDETWDTHEAAFPNLKNFLLPPTDRAVSALIDDLSESGLLDETLIVMAGEFGRTPKISTIEGARLPGRDHWGAVQSVFFAGGGVRGGQVIGSSDRLGAYPASDPQTPERLAATIFNALGIPASTNYTDEQGRPHALYHGDPIPGLIG from the coding sequence ATGCCTCCATCCTGGCAACATCCCACCCGCGTTTCCCGACGCACCGCCATCCAGGCCGGAACGATCAGCCTCCTCGGGCTCGGGATGGAGACGCTGCCGGCCCTCACTTCCTTGGCCGGCACGGTTCCCCTTCCTGCCAAGCCCAGGGCTAAGTCAGTGATCTACATTTTCCTCTCGGGCGGTTTGGCTCAGCACGAGAGCTTCGATCCAAAACCGGATGCTCCGCTGGAGATTCGGGGCGAGTTCAAGACTCTTCGAACCCGGACGCCGGGTCTGCACATTTGCGAGCATTTGCCCATGCTGGCTCAACGCAGCGAACGCTGGGCGGTCTGTCGCTCCCTGACCCACGGATCCAATGACCATTCCGCCGGCCACCACATCATGCTGACCGGTCGTTCCGACCTCCCCACCGGATTCGACCCGTCCAAGCCCAAGGATTCCGATTGGCCATCCATCGCCTCCCTCGCCAATCACCTCCTGCCCCCGGGCCATAATCTTCCTCCTGCCATCGTGCTCCCGGAAAAGCTCGTCCACATGACCGGACGGGTGATTCCGGGCCAATTCGGAGGCATTCTGGGCAAGCGCCGCGATCCCTGGTTCATCGAAGCTTCCCGGTTTCATCCAGCCAGCTACGGAGCCTACCCGGAATTCTTGTTCCACCATCGGGAGGGCGAACGATCCGATCCGGCTCTCGCTTACGCGTCCCCCAACCTCTCCGTCCCCCAATGGCTCGCCCAGGGCCGACTCGAAGATCGCGTCCAACTCTCCCGAGTACTCGACCGCCAGCGTGGCCTGATCGAACACGCCGCCGAAGTGCAGTCCTTCGATCGCTACTGGGAAATGGCCACCGCTCTGCTCCTCGACGGCAAAGTCGCCTCCGCCCTCGATGTCACCCGCGCGGACCCCAAGATCCAAGAACGCTACGGACGAAACTCCTTCGGGTGGTCCTTGCTCCTCGCGTCCCGCCTCGTCCAACAAGGCGTTCGTCTCGTTCAAGTCAACCTGGGCAATGACGAAACGTGGGACACCCACGAAGCCGCATTCCCCAATCTCAAGAACTTCTTGCTGCCGCCCACCGACCGCGCGGTCTCCGCCCTGATCGATGACTTGAGCGAATCCGGACTCCTGGACGAAACCTTGATCGTCATGGCGGGCGAGTTCGGACGCACCCCAAAGATTTCAACGATCGAGGGTGCCCGCCTGCCCGGTCGCGATCATTGGGGCGCCGTGCAATCCGTGTTCTTTGCGGGCGGCGGCGTGCGAGGCGGACAAGTGATTGGATCTTCGGACCGCCTGGGTGCTTACCCCGCGTCTGACCCGCAGACGCCCGAGCGTTTGGCGGCCACCATCTTCAACGCCCTTGGAATCCCGGCTTCCACAAACTACACCGATGAGCAGGGCCGTCCCCACGCGCTCTATCACGGGGATCCCATCCCGGGCTTGATCGGATAA
- the bioA gene encoding adenosylmethionine--8-amino-7-oxononanoate transaminase, giving the protein MADWIRHDPIVVVRGQGSWLWDSHGNRYLDGNASIWTNLHGHRHPSVDRAIHRQLSRVAHCSSLGLANGPAADLARNLVQHANPQSLRNARGSQSAPLQKVFYSDDGSTAIEAALKMVHVFAQRVRGHRNPRFLTVDSAYHGDTLGAVSLGHLGLFHDAFRGLLFPTGKVMSPYCYRCPFNRASPQRVDARQSRNCQWECVDNVARQFESASKRRNPYAAFVVEPLVQGAAGMIGHPPGWLKRVSEIARAHEALLITDEVLSGFARASDPEEATGNPVQLLASHQEGVQPDLTALAKGLTGGYLPMAATLTTREVFDAFSGRYEDFKTFFHGHSYSGNPLGAAAAGASLELLSRPSCARARRRIAQSIKEASADLWRHPQVGDVRQIGMILAVELVRDWKTREPWPLKAKAGIRVCREMAKLGVLTRPIGNVVVIMPPYSTRPEDAARMIETLGRSIRRVFAP; this is encoded by the coding sequence ATGGCCGACTGGATTCGACACGATCCGATCGTCGTCGTCCGTGGCCAGGGTTCCTGGCTTTGGGACTCTCATGGCAACCGCTACCTCGACGGGAACGCCTCGATCTGGACCAATCTCCACGGACATCGCCATCCATCCGTCGACCGGGCGATTCACCGGCAACTGAGCCGGGTGGCGCATTGCTCTTCGCTCGGTCTTGCCAACGGTCCTGCCGCCGACCTCGCCCGAAACCTGGTCCAACACGCCAATCCACAGTCGCTCCGGAATGCTCGCGGCAGCCAAAGCGCCCCGTTGCAGAAAGTATTTTATTCGGATGACGGCTCCACCGCCATCGAAGCCGCGCTGAAGATGGTCCACGTGTTCGCGCAAAGGGTGCGAGGCCACCGCAATCCCCGTTTCTTGACCGTGGACTCCGCCTACCACGGAGATACTCTGGGCGCCGTCAGCCTGGGGCACTTGGGGCTCTTCCACGACGCTTTTCGCGGACTGCTTTTTCCAACCGGGAAAGTCATGTCCCCCTATTGCTACCGGTGTCCTTTCAACCGCGCGTCACCGCAGCGAGTTGACGCCCGCCAATCCCGGAACTGCCAATGGGAATGCGTGGACAACGTTGCGCGACAATTCGAATCCGCGAGCAAGCGGCGAAATCCCTACGCGGCTTTCGTTGTGGAGCCCTTGGTGCAGGGAGCCGCAGGGATGATCGGCCATCCCCCCGGCTGGTTAAAGCGGGTCAGTGAAATCGCCCGCGCGCACGAGGCGCTCCTCATCACAGACGAAGTCCTCAGTGGATTCGCGCGCGCCTCGGATCCCGAAGAAGCGACCGGCAACCCGGTGCAGCTCCTGGCCAGCCATCAGGAAGGCGTCCAACCCGACCTCACAGCTTTGGCCAAGGGCCTGACGGGAGGTTATCTGCCCATGGCCGCCACGCTGACCACACGGGAGGTGTTCGACGCGTTCTCGGGTCGTTACGAAGATTTCAAAACTTTCTTCCACGGTCATAGTTATTCCGGGAATCCTTTGGGTGCCGCCGCGGCGGGCGCCAGCCTCGAACTGCTTTCCCGCCCGAGCTGCGCCCGGGCTCGACGCCGAATCGCCCAATCCATCAAGGAGGCTTCGGCCGATTTGTGGCGGCACCCTCAGGTCGGCGATGTGCGACAAATCGGAATGATCCTGGCCGTTGAGTTGGTCCGCGATTGGAAGACCCGCGAACCCTGGCCGCTCAAGGCGAAGGCCGGCATCCGGGTCTGCCGGGAAATGGCCAAACTCGGCGTCCTCACCCGCCCCATTGGGAACGTGGTCGTCATCATGCCCCCCTATTCCACCCGGCCAGAAGATGCCGCTCGCATGATCGAGACCCTGGGCCGATCCATCCGCCGCGTGTTCGCACCTTGA
- a CDS encoding sulfatase, producing MPTQATLLFTLSLLSPVFASSAPIRPPPNVLFIAIDDQNDWVGPLRGHPQAKTPHLDRLAREGVTFHNAHCNAPLCNPSRTSLLLGLRPSSTGIYGLSPWFRSVPSLQGRLTLPQCFQQHGYQTLTTGKIFHGSPGGLAQRKLEFDVWGPEGGIGIRPPAKLIGPTPMGNHPLMDWGAFPHRDEEKGDYQIASWAVDRIQSLARDRPFFLAVGFFLPHVPCYVSPAWMELDPPEIPLLPEILKTDRADTPRFSWHLHWNLPEPRLHWVRENQQWENLVRSYLASTRFVDAQIGRILQALDSANLANNTWVVLWSDHGYHLGEKAITGKNTLWERSTRVPLLFRGPGIRRGAVCHQPVELLDLYPTLAELAGLKAPGDLEGLSLLPQLRHPATPRNRPALTTHNQGNHAVRSEHWRFIRYADGTEELYDHRTDPHEWHNLANRPSSAPVLEQHRRALPKTDLPPAPGSAHRILTFDPVSRIATWEGHPIEPFAPVPD from the coding sequence ATGCCCACTCAGGCCACACTCCTATTCACACTCAGCCTGCTTTCGCCGGTCTTCGCATCATCCGCTCCGATTCGACCTCCACCCAACGTTCTGTTCATCGCCATCGACGATCAAAACGACTGGGTCGGTCCACTCCGCGGCCACCCTCAGGCCAAAACCCCTCATCTCGACCGCCTCGCACGGGAAGGTGTCACTTTTCACAACGCTCATTGCAACGCTCCTCTCTGCAATCCGTCACGCACCAGCCTCCTGCTTGGATTGCGTCCCAGCAGCACCGGGATTTACGGGCTGTCACCCTGGTTTCGATCCGTGCCCTCGCTTCAAGGCCGCCTCACGCTGCCTCAGTGTTTCCAACAGCACGGATACCAAACCCTCACCACGGGCAAAATCTTTCACGGAAGCCCAGGCGGTCTCGCCCAGCGAAAACTCGAGTTTGATGTGTGGGGACCCGAGGGAGGAATCGGCATACGTCCTCCCGCCAAACTCATCGGACCTACCCCCATGGGCAATCATCCCCTCATGGATTGGGGCGCCTTCCCCCACCGCGACGAAGAAAAGGGAGATTACCAAATCGCGAGTTGGGCGGTGGATCGTATCCAATCCCTGGCGCGGGATCGTCCTTTCTTTCTCGCCGTCGGATTTTTCCTCCCGCACGTGCCGTGCTACGTTAGTCCAGCCTGGATGGAACTCGATCCACCGGAGATCCCCCTGCTGCCTGAGATCCTAAAGACGGACCGGGCGGACACACCTCGTTTTTCCTGGCATCTGCACTGGAATCTGCCGGAACCACGACTTCATTGGGTCCGCGAGAATCAACAGTGGGAAAACCTCGTTCGATCCTATCTCGCTTCGACCCGTTTCGTGGACGCGCAGATCGGAAGAATCCTCCAGGCTCTTGACTCCGCGAATCTCGCGAACAACACCTGGGTCGTCCTGTGGAGTGACCACGGATATCATCTCGGTGAGAAAGCGATTACCGGAAAGAACACCCTGTGGGAACGGTCCACTCGCGTTCCTCTGCTCTTTCGAGGGCCGGGCATCCGGCGTGGCGCCGTGTGCCATCAACCGGTGGAACTTCTGGATCTCTATCCGACCCTCGCCGAACTGGCCGGGCTGAAGGCTCCGGGCGACTTGGAGGGACTCAGCCTCCTCCCTCAACTCCGCCATCCTGCCACGCCTCGAAACCGGCCTGCACTCACGACCCATAATCAAGGCAATCACGCGGTTCGAAGCGAACATTGGCGGTTTATCCGGTACGCCGACGGCACCGAGGAACTCTATGACCACCGGACCGATCCCCATGAATGGCATAACCTGGCAAATCGGCCATCGTCTGCGCCCGTTCTCGAACAGCATCGGCGCGCGCTGCCCAAAACGGATCTGCCTCCCGCACCCGGCAGCGCTCATCGCATCCTGACCTTCGACCCTGTCAGCCGCATCGCCACTTGGGAAGGACACCCGATCGAGCCCTTCGCGCCCGTGCCGGATTGA